A region of Mugil cephalus isolate CIBA_MC_2020 chromosome 3, CIBA_Mcephalus_1.1, whole genome shotgun sequence DNA encodes the following proteins:
- the stard5 gene encoding stAR-related lipid transfer protein 5: MSAVMDYELKAKSVADCLQSYRRDESGWKVTKKSNDVVVSWRPSSEFPGNVYKGEGIVNGSPEKVWECLKPVPNGLRVKWDNNVKKFELLEQIAEDTSICRTVTPSAAMGIIAPRDFVDVILVKQYEDGTISSNATNVSHPSCPPQPGYVRGFNHSCGCICVPISGEPNKTQVFSFFHTDLGGFLPRSVVDSFFPSSMTEFYSNLAKSVKSLKDF; the protein is encoded by the exons ATGTCAGCTGTTATGGATTATGAACTTAAAGCGAAGTCAGTGGCTGACTGCTTGCAGAGCTACAGGAGGGACGAGTCCGGGTGGAAAGTCACCAAGAAATCG AACGATGTGGTTGTGTCTTGGCGTCCCTCCTCCGAGTTCCCTGGGAATGT TTACAAGGGGGAGGGGATCGTCAACGGCAGTCCCGAGAAAGTGTGGGAGTGCCTGAAACCAGTTCCCAACGGGCTCAGGGTCAAGTGGGACAACAATGTCAAAAAGTTTGAACTTCTGGAGCAAATTGCAGAG GACACCTCTATCTGCCGAACAGTCACGCCCTCGGCAGCTATGGGTATCATAGCCCCACGAGACTTTGTAGATGTTATTTTAGTTAAGCAATACGAAGATGGCACCATTTCATCAAATG CCACCAATGTGAGTCACCCGAGCTGTCCTCCCCAGCCTGGCTACGTGAGAGGATTCAACCATTCATGTGGTTGCATCTGTGTCCCCATTTCAGG AGAACCCAACAAAACCCAGGTGTTCAGTTTCTTCCACACAGACCTGGGTGGCTTCCTCCCTCGCTCTGTGGTGGACTCATTCTTCCCATCCAGCATGACTGAGTTCTACAGCAACTTGGCCAAGTCTGTTAAATCCCTCAAAGATTTTTGA